One window of Quercus robur chromosome 12, dhQueRobu3.1, whole genome shotgun sequence genomic DNA carries:
- the LOC126709354 gene encoding putative B3 domain-containing protein At2g27410 → MMTSGSLFVCESFNELKRECTRDEKLDLDLLTLRVLKDLILLLPKRPSLPLDSEEKKLQYRFKPTWGSFQRKRLNHGSSKPHTRYQLPNLNVKRKRFSQPKIITRLKIIPPKKPHLGISAASSIDVPNHCESPKPTPPRVIDGLNCQGLKLVTQKRRKATKEDQIEEKPPKKPKLNPTLPLLNPSPKLPQNFQNIIDTMGGTQLVLVIQKPLTKTDLNRHNARLSMPLSQINGSFLREAERVYLDQQQAMEVPFMEPSGKVNKIVLRQWDMPKESGKKSSCYVMIKSWNEVVEKNDLGRKLNQVIQIWSFRVGNEDQLCLAFVVVNTGENNEGASSCGQGRDRD, encoded by the coding sequence ATGATGACTTCCGGTTCCCTTTTTGTGTGTGAGTCATTCAATGAACTCAAAAGAGAGTGCACCAGAGATGAGAAATTGGACTTGGACTTGCTCACTCTTAGGGTTTTGAAGGACTTGATTCTATTGCTCCCTAAAAGACCGTCTCTGCCACTGGATTCAGAAGAGAAGAAACTGCAATATCGTTTCAAACCCACCTGGGGCTCCTtccaaagaaaaagattgaaTCATGGTTCTTCCAAGCCTCATACCCGTTACCAATTGCCAAATTTGAACGTCAAAAGGAAAAGGTTTTCTCAACCCAAGATCATCACACGCCTCAAAATAATCCCACCCAAGAAACCCCATTTGGGAATCTCTGCTGCTTCATCCATTGATGTTCCCAACCACTGTGAATCTCCCAAACCCACGCCACCCAGAGTAATTGATGGCCTCAACTGTCAAGGTTTGAAGCTTGTTACCCAGAAGCGAAGAAAAGCCACCAAGGAAGACCAAATTGAAGAAAAGCCACCAAAGAAGCCCAAATTGAACCCAACCCTTCCACTCTTAAACCCATCACCAAAACTGCCTCAAAATTTCCAGAATATCATCGACACAATGGGTGGAACCCAACTGGTTTTGGTCATACAGAAACCTCTTACTAAGACTGACCTAAACCGACATAACGCTCGGTTGTCCATGCCTTTAAGCCAAATCAATGGCAGTTTCTTGAGAGAGGCAGAAAGAGTATATCTGGATCAACAGCAAGCAATGGAAGTCCCATTCATGGAGCCCTCCGGTAAggtaaataaaattgttttgaggCAATGGGACATGCCCAAGGAGTCAGGGAAGAAAAGCTCATGCTATGTGATGATAAAATCTTGGAATGAGGTAGTGGAAAAAAATGATCTTGGCAGAAAGCTTAACCAAGTGATCCAAATTTGGTCTTTTAGAGTTGGTAATGAAGATCAACTCTGCCTGGCTTTTGTTGTGGTCAACACAGGAGAGAACAATGAGGGAGCAAGTAGCTGCGGGCAAGGAAGAGATAGGGATTGA
- the LOC126708438 gene encoding structural maintenance of chromosomes protein 4-like, with protein MGDLGAIDAKYDVAISTACPGLDYIVVETTGVAQACVELLRRENLGVATFMILEKQVEFLRKLKEKISTPEGVPRLFDLIKVQDERMKPAFFAALGNTVVAKDLDQATRIAYSGNKEFRRVVTLDGALFETSGTMSGGGSKPRGGKMGTSIQAFSVS; from the exons ATGGGTGACCTTGGTGCTATTGATG CTAAATATGATGTTGCCATATCAACGGCTTGCCCTGGACTTGATTATATTGTAGTGGAAACAACAGGTGTAGCACAAGCATGCGTTGAGCTACTTCGGAGGGAGAATCTTGGTGTTGCAACTTTCATGATATTG GAGAAGCAAGTTGAATTTTTACGCAAGTTGAAGGAGAAGATAAGCACTCCAGAGGGAGTTCCGCGTCTTTTCGATTTAATTAAAGTTCAGGATGAAAGAATGAAACCTGCTTTCTTTGCAGCACTGGGAAACACTGTTGTAGCTAAGGATCTTGACCAA GCAACACGTATTGCATATAGTGGAAACAAAGAATTTCGACGTGTGGTAACACTTGACGGTGCTCTTTTTGAAACATCTGGTACAATGAGTGGTGGAGGAAGTAAGCCTCGTGGTGGCAAAATGGGGACATCTATTCAAGCTTTTAGTGTGTCGTGA